The following are encoded in a window of Mycobacteroides chelonae CCUG 47445 genomic DNA:
- a CDS encoding LLM class flavin-dependent oxidoreductase: protein MRIGVTIEPRLPGAADFARSAEQLGVASLWVPEVWGYDALTGLAYLAARTETIGLGTFVVQLGSRSPAMLATSALSIQQLSGGRFLLGVGASGPQVMEGWHGVRFAKPVQTTRETIDIVRMVARGERLQYEGQVYTLPLPGSAGKPLRPLVASQNVPVYIAAMGPANLALTGELADGWLGNSFIPELAEVFLGPIRDAAVSAGRQLGDIDLVAPVALEFADTASDAAAAVRRHAAGYAFTIGAMGASGRNFYNEAFTRLGYGEGVRAVESLWRAGDRDAARDAVPDDLGRLTNLVGTDEMIGERLERYRAAGISTLLVKLDTPFDDQLRALDRLFSLL from the coding sequence ATGCGTATTGGTGTGACGATCGAGCCGCGACTGCCGGGCGCCGCCGACTTTGCCCGGAGCGCGGAGCAGTTGGGTGTCGCCTCGCTGTGGGTGCCCGAGGTGTGGGGATATGACGCCCTGACGGGGCTTGCCTATCTGGCGGCCCGCACCGAGACCATTGGGCTGGGCACCTTCGTGGTCCAGCTCGGGTCGCGCTCGCCGGCGATGCTGGCGACCTCGGCGCTGAGCATTCAACAGCTTTCCGGTGGTCGCTTCCTCCTGGGCGTGGGCGCCTCCGGACCGCAGGTGATGGAGGGTTGGCATGGTGTGCGCTTCGCCAAGCCGGTCCAGACCACCCGGGAGACCATCGACATTGTGCGGATGGTGGCGCGGGGGGAGCGCCTTCAGTATGAGGGACAGGTGTACACGCTGCCGTTACCGGGGAGCGCTGGAAAACCCTTGCGGCCCTTGGTGGCATCGCAGAATGTGCCCGTGTACATCGCAGCCATGGGTCCGGCGAACCTGGCGCTCACCGGTGAGCTTGCCGACGGCTGGCTCGGTAACTCCTTCATCCCGGAACTCGCCGAGGTATTTCTTGGCCCCATCCGTGACGCGGCGGTGTCGGCCGGGCGGCAGCTGGGCGATATCGATCTGGTGGCGCCGGTTGCTCTTGAGTTCGCTGATACCGCCAGCGATGCTGCTGCCGCGGTCAGGCGTCACGCCGCCGGCTATGCATTCACCATCGGCGCGATGGGGGCTTCCGGGCGAAACTTCTACAACGAGGCATTCACTCGGCTGGGATACGGAGAGGGTGTTCGTGCGGTCGAATCACTCTGGCGCGCGGGCGATCGCGATGCAGCCCGCGATGCCGTCCCCGACGATCTGGGTCGTCTCACGAACCTCGTGGGCACCGACGAGATGATTGGCGAGCGGCTGGAACGCTATCGTGC